GGCAATTTTGGTCTGGTCCCTGGTGAAATTTCATAGACCTGATTATGCCAAAATCCCATACCCTGACTGGGCAGTTGCTCTAGGCTGGTGTATGATTATTTTCTGCATTATCTGGATTCCAATTATGGCTACTGTAAAAATAATTCAAGCTAAAGGAAACATCTTTCAAGTAAGcacattaaattaatattatttatactttataaagTATTTGTCAAGATGAAGATTAATTTACTCATATGGTGGTAATATGAGATTACGAACATAAGACCAAATTAATCACTCTTATCTTGTAGGCAACTGCTATACCTGATAGAATCATCTGTTAGTATGTGCATAACATTGTATTATATTCTATATAGATTTGTGCGTCTCCCTGtgctagactataagctcctttAAGGAGGTCTTGTCTTGCTTGTTGCTGTATTCTCAGGCCCTGTtagagtgcttagcacataaAAGTTATGATAGCTACACTTGTGCTGAGTTGTCCCTGAAGATGACACAAAGCAAACGTCTTTTGCTTATATCTGTAATCTTCACTTCTACAACTTTGTCTAGTTATAGTACATGTCTTAATAGTGTATTTAGACTTGCAAAAGCCTGGTAAATTATCTTGAACCCAGTGTAGACCCTGAGTAATCCATCTTCCGTGGAGGCCTACGGATAGAGAGTTCATTAAGACCCTTCACTAGGACAATGACAAGGTGGGCTCTGGAGACAGATTTTAAACAAATTCCCAAGCCCATTCAAGAATGGCTCTAGATCAATGGTTCAACCCTGGAGCTCCCTTTCTTTGCTCCTTGAAAGCTCCCAGGTATACACTGGTTTAGACCCTTCCCTAACCTTCACCCTAAAGCCAGGACAGAAACGTTTGAAAATTCAGTGAAAGCACATGGAATGACGCTGTTGTTCAACTGGACTCATGTACTTTCTTTTGAAATCATTTACATACTCAGTTATTTTGGTTTTGTAGTTAATACATTTCTATTAATAATTAGTTAAATTTGAGTATCATTTTTTGGTAGACTGTGTATTAAGAATTTAGATAAtcgctttttacttttttatggttttttatttcattttttagcaaaattttcattttagcaagGAAACAacattctaaaatgaaaatatagtttgATGCCTAATTGTTTACAGATTGTAGCACTTTAAGTTCTAAGacaagctttttttctttttcacttttcagcGCATTGTAAGCTGCTGCAGACCAGCTTCCAACTGGGGTCCGTATCTAGAACGACATCGTGGGGAGAGATATAAAGACATGGCAGACCCCAAAACAGAGACTGACCATGAAATACCTACTGTTAGTGGCAGCAGTAAACCCGAATgagatctaatttttaaaaagatatggtTGTATAATGTGATCATTTTAGAATAGaggaaaactttatttatttgtatgttaattgagtagaaaaatgtatatactaTGTTCATAATAGTGTaagtttttttcccatttaagcAGGAATGTAATACAAAAATGTGAATTTACTAATGTTGGCAATGTGATTATTATATCTCTTTTTAGATTATCTGTCTAACACATAAATAGCTGTCTCTATTTCACActccatttttgtaaatattaccatatttttctaatatatttaagactttattttgagctggttatttagaaaatagttatGTTTTCTATTatacaagttttaaaatactatttgcttatattttcttagtGCATAATCTTTTTCATAAAGCTAGGGAAAATAAATCAGtgtatttaaaagaaagcattaaaactGAAGGTTTCATTTAGTTAGAAATGCCATATATATGGAGAAAATGGACTGTGCATATAATACAACTATAATTTAATACTTTAGATCCAAATATGTCTAAAAACTTCACGCATTTATGACTTTTTCTATGTGGACTTAGTGGTCATGTTCTTAATTTACAAATcatgaaataagacagaaaaataaggaTTCTATGACTAGTAATTAGTAAGGATCCTTTGGCCAGTAAGTGATAAACCTAGGAAACAGAATTCAGAAGCTTTGAGTACTACTTCTTTGCCCATATAATGTCTTCCTGAGGttgtatttggaagaaaaatatgacCCATCTAATTTCTATTATGTATCACAAAATTAGGAGGAGTTCATTATACCCTCTGAAATCTAGGTTTAATTTCAAATAGAACACGGAACAAAATACTGAGGAAATGGCTTCAATCAAATCTAAGATTTTATGATTGTGATATACAGTTAATAGATCAAGTAAAATAACTGTCTTATTTAAATAAGTTACTACCTACAGGTGATAACTTATTTACATACTTATAGGAGATAAACTTGTCAAGAATAAGGTAGCCAAATTAGAACATCCTATGTCccagtttccttaaaaaatataatgaaaacatattaTATCACCACTACGTTTATACATTGATTATATATTATTGACAATTGGTTGAAATGGCCCAGGATGATGAACATTGCCTAAAGATGTAAGAAGCTTTTCAGCTATTCTCAAGGTTCTTAACCTGGGCTTCAGAGAATGTATGAAACTGaatttccatgtaatatttttctatgtgtatgtgtacaggCATTTTTCTAAGGAGAGAGTCCATAGTTTTCATCAGAATATCAAAGGGATCTGTGActcaaaaaagtttaagaaccacaTACACTACTGCTGGCTTTTAGTTCTTGGTGAGTGAGGAATACAAGGAGTCATCTTAAGCCTTAATGTCTTagacattttaaattcattttcctcttccttttgatCAAAGAGTAAAGAAGTAAGAGGTTAAGGTATTCCTTTAATTTATCCTGGTAATTTACTTTGGGGACATGAAGGTAGATAAACAGGTAGGCCTGTAAGTGAACAATCTCAGTGagttatatgcatatatataagaTGAACTCGTGTTAGATATCTTGAGGGTTTTCTTTGAGGGTAGGTCAAATGCTGTTAGTGAATTTCAACAGATTGGTAATTCCTGTTATactgtattttgtaaaatattatttgaaatagaTGGCTGATGAGAacttagaaatacattttaattttaatccatATTACATGTATTCTACCATTATATTTTGGTGCTGTTTGAGGTAcagatttttcaacaaatagaCAAATGCATGCAATTTTCTATAGGTGACTCTGGCAATTCAGGGAAGATTTAGGcacatttctaataaaataatatctagttgttggtggtggggggtgaTGGGAAGAAATATCCTTCAAGAGCTGACCACAAAGAGTAGTTAAGAGTTTGTGTGACTATCTTCACAAGTATTTGTAAAGCACAGATCTTAACAGTGTGCCTGGTATATTTTAGGGTGCTCCATGATAACTGTTATTATTAGTACAGAGATTCAACAATGGTAAGAAAGAGTATTCTGCATAATGGAAAAAGTCTCATCAAATCCCATTGACTTTAATGCAAACTTGGAGACATTTGCAGTATTGCTCTGTAAACCACTAGAGAAAACTGTTTTTTCACACTTAAGTGAAATCAAAACACTGTATCTCAACTGTATTATTTTTACtgtagcttatttttttaaaagaaacttttccCCCCCATTGTACTTTTATTCCTTCCCCAATAAACTATATTTTAGCAACATGTAATCAGTTCCTTAAATGAGTAAGTTGATAAATGTCTGGATTTTGTACCTGACTTGGCATTCCCTCCTCTTTTAAACACTAATTCATTTGGTATAAACATGTATAAGCAAATGAATCCACTCCAAATATCTTTAATGATTGCTTCTAGGGGCATTACATTCTGTAAGCGTGTCAGTAGATTTCCAGTTAACTATTTGAACCCCTGGTAACTAGTAAACGTTCCAACGTTCCAGCTTGTATTCCACCGTCCTGAGGTTTACCAATATTTGCTTCTGCATGGCTATCGAATGCGGGAAATTAATTAAGATATCCCGAGAGAGGCTGTTGACGCTGAGAATCTCAGTATTCCTGTTGGTTGACCCAGTAGAAGAGTACAGTCTTACTAGTGCAAGAGAAGTGGAACTTGATGACATTTCAGCAGTGTTTCGCTGTAAGGGAAGGAAATTATACATATGTAGTTTATTGAGTTTAGCAATTTCCAAATACTACCAGATAACACGCTTAGTCTTGTTTACCAAAATGAACTGAGTGTCCTGCCCTAGCaattagagatgaaaaatctGTTGAATGACTACACTGATTTGGAAACACGCTCTTCCCaaacacagacagaaaaaaatatatgaaagtagcCTTTTAATGGCAAAATGTCCTATTCTTGGCTTACATTTCTTAGGCAGTCTACTAAGTCCACCGCTGAAGCCAGCCTGACCCTTATCTAAAAGCACATTACTTGCGATTTTAAATATCACCAGGAAACCCACATTTTGACCTGAATTCTTTGTGAATGCCCAAAAAACTCTCATAAAGATGGCTGAAAAGTAAAATacaggggagagagaggcaaaCAGAAATAGAGCAGACAGTAGGGCGAGAGAAGGTACAGACTCTTAAAatgggaggtggtggtggggagtgggcactTTCAGCCATACTTTACAAATGGGTGAAAAACTCACCGTGCCACTTAGCGACTGGGGGTTTTTTACAACAGACCACAGCCATCGAATCACTGGTCAATATGAAGTGTGGGGGTAAAAGAGTAAACATCTGAAGCtctttcaagagaaaaagaggaccTCCgtttacctttattattttactGTCTTTCTACTCTCTTAGACACAAACACTCCAGTCCATATATTCATCTAGCTTTGTCTAATTCTAATCTCTCTTATACACTTTACCTGAAGCTGATTTTTCCAGCAGACAAACATAAACGCGAACAAAACGCCGCTCACTAGCAGAAATAGGACGCTCATGGTTCCTTTTCGGCCTCTTCTCGGGCACTGAGGCACTAGGCTGGCAGTTGGGGAGCCCGGGGACCTCTAGCTGCCCGGACTTGACAAGCCGCGGGCCAGGACGCTAAACATGCTGCACTGCCCGGTGCAACTGGCAAGTGCTTCAGCCTCCAGCAAACTATTCTGGAGAGGGCACGTGACCTCACAATTGAGCACACAAGTGGCGGCGCTACGTCACAATCTGCTGAAGAAAAACCGGCCTGCGGGAAACCCGGCGGCACTTACATCACCGCCCACCTGGCTGCTGTGTCgggtagagagagaaggaagaggcaatGGGCGAATTTGGATTTCCAGGAAGCCAACATGTGGTAGAAGTACAGACGACAAATTGACTAGTTAAATACAAGTTTTTCAAAGTGCTTCTGCCTCCTCTTTTTAAAgctgtgttttatatttgttgCAACCACTCCATTATCCATTTCAAAAATAAGTTCAAAAACAAGATAGAAATGCACTGTGAAAAGTAGTTACCAAAAATTGCACGACTTTGCCAGAAACCTCCTCCTTTCTCACATTCCTATTTTAGGATTCACTCCAACCCTATTCGCATTGGGATAATTATGCATGTTTGCTTCATTGCACAGTTTAAAAAGTAATTCCAGGGACATTTTCCcatataattctcacaataattttGTGCTATAGGTATTTTTAATACTGTGTCTACTTTTGGAAATGCAGAAACAGATTCAGGTGTTAAGTAAACTAATTTCAAACTAGTAGCGAAAGCAGGACTTGAATCCACAGAGTTTGAGTCCTGAGAAAAACTCCCCCATTCTCTCACCTTCACCCCCATCCCTGGGATTTCTACCTCCACTCGCTGACTTGTGAGCAtcaagtatttaatattttccacCTAAGGAATTGAACACTATAATTGTATTAATGAAAGCTAACAGATATAAGAATCATTGTACTGGACAATCTAGAAATGTTCAAGGAATTCAGGTAAATGTACAGGATGACACCGAACTAGTAATAATAGCCCAGGGAATCTCAAGATGAGTGTCCAAACTGCTActcactcactctgctcaggTAATAACTCTTATTTTCATAGAGATGGGAAGGAGAGGAATTACATTTATGAATCTTTCACATCAAACTTATTTCCCAATTATGAGTTCAAAGCTTAAaggtttatttattcaacaagtatttatgaaACACCCATGGAAAGGGTGGGCACTGTGATGTATTCTGGGAATATGATTATGAGCAAAAGTAAAGTCTCTGCTCATCTGAAATGTGCACTTTAGTGTGGGGGACGGACATTAATCAAATACCCACAGAAAGGAATGTAAAAATGCTATAATAGGACATGGGATGTCAAGAAAAGTGAAACTCCTGGCTTTGTGGCTTACTCAGTGGGATGGATGGGAAATAACCAATTATGGGATTCCTGATCATGAATTTGGTGTTGGATATGTCGAGTTTGTGGTGACTTGGGACATAAATTGATCCCAGGGAGATAATTGAAGACATAAAATTGTGAGGCATCTGCGTATAAATAATTGAAGCACTAGACATGGAAGAAATTCCCTCATGTCAGTGTAGAGTGTACAAACAGAAATACAAGTTAGAATAGAGCATTGAAGGATTTCAATATTTAATGGCTGGGTAATAACTCTTACTttggtattttattgtggttatcTTGACATCTAAATTTCTTGTTTCATCAAGTAAAATTGAGTGAAGCCCTGTAACACCGTCTTTAACAatggaattttgaattttgatcctACTAGTATCCAAAGGAACACTTCAAAGATCTTGGAAAATATTCTCATCAAGAACATTCTCATCAATCACATCAGAGTACTCTTGCtaaccattgatttttttttcatttttttattgtggtaaactaTACAAAACATAGGGTTTAacattttaaccaattttaagtgtacacttctgtggcagtaagtacattcacgttgctgtgcaaccatcaccaccatccatctccaaaactttttcgtCTTCCCCAACCAAAAATGtcattaaacactaacttccattctctcctccacccagcccctggaagccaccattctactttctgtctctacaaatttGACTACACTAAGTACCTCATTTAGGTGGAGTTATACAATACTTGTCAtgttgtgactggcttatttcacttagcagaatgtcttcaaggttcatccatgttttagcatgtatcagaatttctttcctttttaaggctgaataatattccattgtatgtatagaccacattttgtttacgcattcatccattgatggacacttgagttgttgccaccttttggttattgtaaataatgctgctatgaacatgggttttttgtatattttagataataatcCTTTATGagatatatcttttgcaaatattttcccccccagagcctccagggcCTCTTCTGATGTCTCCCACAATTTTAAGGGACAGCTCTGGTACTCTGCAGTCACTACCACAGCTTCATATCCagttttttggggaaaaaatctgcCGTTAAATAAAGCCTtggatacagaaaaaaaaaaaaaattcccccagtctgtggcttgtctgtttattttcttgacagtgtcttccacaaagcagaaatttttaattttaaggcaGTCCGGCTTATCAATTCTTCCTTTGATGAATAGgacctttggtgttatatctagaACGTCACTGCCAAACctaaggtcatctagattttctcctatgttatcatctaggagttttatagattttaattttacattgatAATACATGTgatctactttgagttaatttttatgaagtgtGTAAGGTCTTTGTCTAGATtcggttttttttttgcttgtggatgtccaattgtttcCAGCATAATtctctccactgaattgcctttgttcctttgtcaaagatttgttggctatatttatgtgagtctaaTTATGAgctcttcattctgtttcattgatctatttgtctattattttgccaatgccacactgtcttgattactgtagctttagatTAAGTCTTAAAGTTGGctactgtcagtcctccaactttgctcttctccttcaatattgtgtcaGCCATTTTAGGTAtgttgcctctccatataaacttaagaatcagtttgttgatatccacaaaataatttgctgggattttgattgagattgcgtTGATGCTATAGATCAAGCTAATAAGAACAGGCATCTTGTTTGTatgagtctttctatccatgaacgtggaatatctctacatttgtttagtttttcctttgatttcttttatcagagcTTTATAATTTACCTCATAtagatcctgtacatattttgctAGTTTTGtgcctaaatatttcatttggggagattttaatgtaaatggtattgtgtttttattttaaattccacttgTTTTTTGTGGGTATATAgaaaagtgattgacttttgtatattaaccttgtatcctgcaaccttgctgtaatcacttattagttccaggttttttttttttgtcaattctttcaaattatctacgagacattttaatttcttccttctcagtcagtatacctttcatttccttttttctcttcttgcattaactagaacttccagtatgcTGTcaaaaagcagtggtgagaggggacatccttaccttgtttctgatcttaatGGGAAAGCTTCtggtttctcaccattaagtatgatgtcagctgcaggttttttgcaaatattctttatcAATTTGAGAAAGTTTCCCTCTATTTCTCATTTACTGAGTGTTTCTATAATGAATggttgttggattttgtcaaacgctttttatggatctattgatatgatcatgtgatttttcttctttagcatgCTGATTTGAtagattatattaattgatttttgaatgctgaACTCGCCTttcatacctgggataaatcacaTTTGGTTGTGGtgcataatcctttttatatattgttgtatttgatttgctaatattttctggGGATTtgtgcatctatgttcatgagaaatattgatgtgtagttttatcttctttgtctgattttggtattagggtaatactggcctcataaaataagttaggaaatatttcctctgcttctatattgtgaaagagattgtagaaacTTGGCATAATTTCTTACTTTAATGTTTcctagaattcaccagtgaactcaTCTTGGCCTGGTGCTTTCTGGTTTGGAAGGTTATCAATTACTGATCTATTTCTTTAGTAGTTTATagacctattcagattgtctCTTCTTGCGTGAGTTTTTGTAGATTacgtctttcaaagaattggtccattttgtCCAGGCTATCAAATCTGTGGCCATAGAGTTGTCCATAGTGTTTCTtgattatccttttaatgtccatgttATCTGTAATGATGTCCCCACTTTATCTCCATGtttgatattagtaatttgtgtcctcattctctttttcttagttaacCTGGATAGAGACTTATCaatgttattgatcttttcaaagaaccagctttggttttgttgattttctttgtttcctgttttcaatttcattgatttttgctctaatttttatttcttttcttttgcttgctttatacttaatttgtacttattttttagtttcctaaggtggaggCTTACATTAttgatttcagatctttcttcttttctaatatatgcattcaatgctataaatttcctctaAACATTATTTTTGCTGCGTCTCAcacattttgataagttgtgttttcattgtcatttagttcaaaatatttttacatttgccttgagattttttctttgacccatatggtatttagaagtgtgctgtttGATCTCCATGTTTTgagattttctagttatctttctgttattgatttctagtttaatttcattgcagtctgagagcagacattgtatggttcctattcttttaaatgtgttaaagtgtgttttatggcccagaatgtaatctaccttggtgaatgttccatgttaGCTTGAGAAGAattgtattctgctgttgttggaggAAGTGTCTATAGATGTCCATTATATTTGGTTGATGAATAGTGTTGTTGAATTCAattatgtccttactgattttctgcctgtcAGATCTGTCCATTCTGAGAGAAGTGTTGAAGTATCCGACTATAGTAGTGGacttatctatttctccttgcagttctatcaggttttacctcatgtattttgatgctttgTAGTTACATGCATACATATTAAGGATTGTTAGGTCTTTTGGGAGAATTCATTGCTTTAAGTAATGTCCTTCTTTAGCCCTGATAATTTTCTTGCCTCTGAAGTGTGTTCTGTCCAAAATTAATATAGCTATCCCACTTTCTTTGATTAGTGTTAGGATGGTGTATCTTTCTCCAccaatttacttttaatctgtctTTTCACATAATCTTAAAATAggtgtcttcatatttaaagtggtttcttgtagacagcacagGTCTTGTCTACACATCTTGATTATTGATCCACCCTGAGAATTTGTCTTTAAGTGAGGCATTTAGGCCATTGACATTTGTAGTTGGATTAGCATCTACCATATTTGtctctgttttatatttgttgcccttgtttttgttcctgtttttgtcttccactctttttctgccttttgtggtttttattGAACATTctatatgatttcttttcctctcctttcttagtgtatcagttatacttcttttagtggttgccctagagtttgcaatattcATTTACGACTAATTCAAGtgcactttcaaataacactatactgcttCACATGTAGTGccagtaccttataataacaaaacagTCATAATTCCTCCCTTACATCCtgtgtatcattgctgtcattgatttcacttatacagaagcgtatatatatatatatatatatatgtatatacacacatgagcatacataatggaatatattGCTCGTattaatattttgaacatattagCTGTTAcataaattaagaataagaaaactaaaagtttttattttactttcatttatccCTTCtctaatgcttttcttttctgtaaataaatctgagtttctgacctatatatttacctctctctgaagaacttcttttaatgtttcttgcaTGGTAGGTCTATTAGCAGcaaattccctcaatttctgtttgtctgagaaagtctttatctctccctcacttttgaaggataatttcacagcaTACAGAATTCTTGTTGAtggttttttccctctctctcaacactttaaatatttcactgcaCTCTCTTTTTGCTTGCATGGGTTCTGCAGGggagtcagatgtaattcttatctttgctcctctgtagataaggtgttttttttcctgGGGCTTTTTTTCAggacttttctttatctttgattttctgtagtttgaaactGATATATCTACATGTAGTTTTCCTGGTATTTTTTATGCTGattgttctctgagcttccttgaTCTATGGTtttgtgtctgacattaatttgagggaaattctcagtctttattgcttaaatatttcttctgttcctttctctctgtcgtctagtattcccattatgcatatgttacaccttttatagttgtcccacagtcattggatattctattctgtttttttttttttcagtcttttcctctttgcatttTAGTTTTGGAGATTTCTATTGATGAAGCCTCAAGTTCACAGATTTTTTCCTCAGCCATGACCAGTCTCCTCATAAATCCATgaaaagcattcttcatttctgttatagtgCTTTTGACCTCTAGTActttaattagtttttttcttagaatttccatctctctgcttagaTTGCCCATCTGTttttgcatgctgtctacttctTACGTTAGAACCCTTAGAatgttaatcatagttgtttACATTCCCGGTCTGATAATTCTAACAcccttgtcatatctgagtctggttttgatgcttgctttgtgtcttcaaactgtgtttttccCTTTTAGCATGCCAAGTAAGCTTTTCTTGATAGGCAGACATGATGTACTTGGTAAAAGGAAGTGCTgaaaataggcctttagtaatgtggtggtaaGGGGTGGTGGAAGAGGAGGTATTTTACAGCCCTGTGTTTAGGTCTCAGTGTTTTAGTAAGCCTGTACCTATAGACTGTGAACTTTACATATGCTTCTTAATACTGCCCCTCCCTTAGGTGGGACAgaatggctagagtgggctggagttcaatatttcccttctctcatgtGGAAGGCTAAATGAGGCGGGAATTGAGTATTTCCCTTTTTCCACATGGAAGGTTAGAGCTAGCAGGAGTTGGGTATTTCCATTCCTGCATGCCATTTAGCTTCTGAAAAAActccagcaggttaggctctggctAAATCGTTTCTACTGTgggcagaccttgttaagaatAACAGAACTCTCTGGCATATTTCATGATGGTCCCTTTTCCCATTCCCTTGCCAGAAGCATAAGAGGATTTTTCTGCAATATTCACTGTGATAACCTGGTAGAGCTCTAGGCAGTAGGACTCTCAAAAATTGGGGGGCTGCTGATGCCTGGGTCTCCCTgaagtttttctctctcaaacttGTCCACATCAAGCTTCCAACAATTtctcaattacagttcaggtttcctTACCCCAGCAGTGTTTCCGTCTGATGTTGCCATTTGTTGGTTTCTGCTCTAGTAAGTTGTGATTGTTCGTACTCTCCTTTCGATCTCTCTACTTTGGGGGGCAATATTTGCCCTGTAACCTTGCTTCTTTTATGGatttaagaagagttgttgatttttaagtTTGTTCAGCTTTTACTTGTTGTAAGGATGGAGTGGCAACTTCCAAACTTCTTACATGATGGACTGGAAACCAAAGGTCTCAAATAGTttcagtttgctagcattttgtcaAAGGtctttgcatcaatattcataaaagatattggtctatagttttctttttttgtagtgccTTTGCCTGGctttagtatcaggataatgctggcttcatagacgACATTAGGGAGTCTTCTGTTCTCTcaaattttggaagagtttgagaagaagcGATGTTAATTCTGCttgaaatatttggtagaattcaccaccgtagccatttggtcctggaattttctttgttgggaggtttttgaataCTGATTCAACCTTCTTGCTAGTTACAGTTATATTcgtattttctatttattaatgaTTCAGTCGTAGTTTGAGTGTTTGTAGaagattttccatttcatctaggttatccaaccCATTGgtgtacagttgttcatagtaccttcttataatgctttttatttctgtaaaatcaggaGTAATGTCCaccatttcctttctgatttttgttccttgcatcttatctcttttttcttagtcagtctaGCTAGAGatctgtcaattttgttgatctcttTGAATTACCAGCTCttggtgtttggtttttttcttcgtTTTggtattctctatttcttttatttctgtcctaatatttattatttctgtctttaactatcattgtgttttatttgttctttttctaactccttaaggtgtaaagttaggttattgacttgagatctttctttttttgttttttaaagaaagcgTATAAACCTATGAATTTCTCGCTCAGCCCTGATTTTGCTGCATCCAATAAATTTtggtaggttgttttttcatttttatttacctcgagatgttttctaatttctttttttttttttttttaaagattttttatttttatttttttctttttctccccaaag
This DNA window, taken from Equus przewalskii isolate Varuska chromosome X, EquPr2, whole genome shotgun sequence, encodes the following:
- the CT83 gene encoding kita-kyushu lung cancer antigen 1 isoform X2, whose amino-acid sequence is MSVLFLLVSGVLFAFMFVCWKNQLQRNTAEMSSSSTSLALVRLYSSTGSTNRNTEILSVNSLSRDILINFPHSIAMQKQILVNLRTVEYKLERWNVY
- the CT83 gene encoding kita-kyushu lung cancer antigen 1 isoform X1, with amino-acid sequence MEIPLYQRFCLLALLNEAGAADSWRVKRRKRNTAEMSSSSTSLALVRLYSSTGSTNRNTEILSVNSLSRDILINFPHSIAMQKQILVNLRTVEYKLERWNVY